In Carassius gibelio isolate Cgi1373 ecotype wild population from Czech Republic chromosome B13, carGib1.2-hapl.c, whole genome shotgun sequence, one genomic interval encodes:
- the LOC127970434 gene encoding leucine zipper putative tumor suppressor 2 homolog: protein MALVQALPVPTDHPKPSADVQQCCSVSHSPTVAAAGTMGSVSSLISGRTYQERHCRAASDFGAKYRKPTPATSCFRQQEGTLRSTSSQEQLLTSQPPLPAKTRSSALISAGNGNYGYLNDEPVGDWNDNHVTTCSPSSDTEEPPDNRGMNGNIGGPPPKLVPVSGRLEKSMEKILIRPTAFKPVVPKNRNSVQYLSPRSGGSLSESQASLNLLLPGTGAGLGCTEKRNSYSGGRNARSSQSCTMSDSGRNSLSSLPTYSSTGYSLAQSEVPTGHMETTRSGGGHGHSNSDSGRSSSSKSTGSLSGRGQPLSDNGSCGRSPAPGEGYEGVMRDLEEKLRERDLELQQLRDNLDENEAAICQVYEEKQKRCEQELEDLRQSCASKMKQVQLKAQRAQQVMQLQVFQLQQEKKKLQEDFSQLLQEREALEKRCASFEKEQTQLGPRLEETKWEVCQKSGEISLLKQQLKDVQADLGQKASEIIALKAQLREARSELQASQAHSQEAHATARTRTLELEVCENELQRRKSEAELLREKVGRLEKESLRLKEALAVHPSQTLPSKVQCMSLPLPQSRGGIAHGISPAFRDNGSEEQFLAYESDEAKVQRQSVDVLHGLRQQVDRLRAELMYERRRSEDQLEAFEDERRVWQEEKDKVIRYQKQLQQNYIQMYRRNRDLERVMRELSLELENRDMEEFDMRSNEIHFEEITATEI from the exons atGGCTCTAGTTCAGGCACTGCCTGTGCCCACTGATCATCCCAAACCCAGCGCTGACGTCCAGCAGTGCTGCTCAGTGTCTCACTCCCCCACTGTAGCTGCGGCTGGCACCATGGGTTCTGTCAGCAGCCTCATCTCTGGACGTACCTATCAGGAGCGTCATTGCCGAGCTGCCAGCGACTTTGGAGCCAAGTATCGCAAACCCACCCCAGCTACGAGCTGCTTCAGACAGCAAGAGGGCACGCTGCGCAGCACCAGCTCACAGGAGCAGCTTCTCACCAGCCAGCCTCCTCTACCTGCTAAGACCAGGTCCTCTGCCCTCATCTCTGCTGGCAATGGCAACTATGGCTATTTGAATGACGAGCCAGTGGGTGACTGGAATGATAATCATGTGACCACATGCAGCCCGTCCAGTGATACCGAAGAGCCTCCTGATAACAGAGGCATGAATGGTAACATTGGTGGCCCTCCTCCCAAACTCGTCCCAGTGTCAGGCAGGCTGGAAAAG AGTATGGAGAAGATACTGATCCGCCCCACTGCCTTTAAGCCTGTCGTGCCCAAGAATCGCAACTCTGTGCAATACCTGTCTCCACGATCAGGGGGCAGTCTGTCTGAAAGCCAAGCAAGCCTCAACCTCTTACTCCCTGGCACTGGAGCAGGGTTGGGCTGTACGGAGAAGCGTAACTCTTACAGTGGGGGGCGCAATGCACGGAGTAGCCAGTCCTGCACTATGTCTGACTCAGGCCGCAACTCACTTTCCAGCTTACCCACCTACAGCAGCACAGGGTACAGCCTGGCACAGAGTGAGGTACCCACCGGGCACATGGAAACCACACGCTCCGGCGGTGGTCACGGACACTCTAACTCCGACAGTGGTCGGTCATCATCCAGTAAGAGCACGGGATCTTTAAGTGGCCGTGGCCAGCCCCTCTCAGACAACGGATCGTGTGGCCGATCCCCAGCTCCAGGAGAAGGGTATGAAGGCGTCATGCGGGACCTTGAGGAGAAGCTGAGGGAAAGAGACCTGGAGCTGCAGCAACTCAGGGACAACCTGGATGAGAACGAGGCAGCCATCTGTCAG GTGTATGAGGAGAAACAGAAACGTTGCGAGCAAGAGTTGGAGGACCTTCGTCAGAGCTGTGCATCAAAAATGAAGCAGGTGCAACTGAAGGCCCAGCGGGCACAACAGGTCATGCAGTTGCAGGTGTTTCAGCTGCAGCAGGAGAAGAAGAAACTGCAAGAGGACTTCTCCCAACTGCTGCAGGAACGGGAGGCATTGGAGAAGAGATGTGCCTCATTTGAGAAGGAGCAGACTCAGCTAGGTCCTCGTCTAGAAGAGACAAAGTGGGAG GTCTGTCAGAAGTCAGGTGAGATCTCTCTGCTGAAGCAGCAGCTGAAGGACGTACAGGCTGATCTTGGCCAGAAGGCCAGCGAGATTATTGCTTTGAAGGCCCAGTTGAGAGAGGCTCGTTCGGAGCTTCAGGCTAGCCAGGCTCACTCACAGGAAGCCCATGCCACAGCCCGCACTCGTACACTCGAACTTGAAGTTTGCGAGAATGAGCTGCAACGTCGTAAAAGCGAAGCAGAGCTCCTGCGGGAGAAGGTGGGCCGTTTGGAGAAAGAGTCCCTCCGTCTTAAAGAGGCCTTGGCAGTGCATCCGTCCCAAACTCTTCCTTCTAAGGTTCAGTGCATGAGCTTGCCTCTTCCCCAAAGCCGTGGAGGAATTGCACACGGAATTAGCCCTGCTTTTCGGGACAATGGCAGTGAAGAGCAGTTTCTAGCATACGAGAGCGATGAAGCGAAGGTGCAGCGTCAGAGCGTGGATGTGCTTCACGGTCTACGTCAGCAGGTGGACCGCCTGAGGGCTGAGCTGATGTATGAGAGAAGGCGGAGTGAGGACCAGCTGGAGGCCTTTGAGGATGAACGCAGGGTGTGGCAGGAGGAGAAAGACAAGGTGATCCGTTACCAGAAGCAGCTGCAGCAGAACTACATCCAGATGTACCGCAGAAACCGAGACCTAGAACGTGTGATGAGGGAACTTAGTCTTGAGCTGGAGAACAGGGACATGGAGGAGTTTGACATGCGTAGCAATGAGATCCATTTCGAGGAGATCACTGCTACTGAAATCTAA